A stretch of DNA from Nitrospira sp. KM1:
CCTCGGGCGTGCCACACCCCCTGACGGGCGACGGGTATTGGCTCGGCACGGTCGAGTCGCATTGTGAGACACGACGGTGCCAGACTTCACCTGGCACGGCGTCTCGAGACGCGGTGCCTCCGCAGACAATCGTGCGCCACTGCGCCGCTCTGCAGACCTAGGTGAGTGCCTCCCGGAACGCGGCCGGCACCAACACCGGAGTCCCTTCACTTCTCTGGCCACCCCTACTTTTTCGGTATGGTTATAAAATCTGAACCTTCTCATAAGTGCCTGAGAGAGCAATGACTGAACAGTGGATCACTATTAGGAAAGCGTTTCGAGACGATTCACTGAGTAGGCCACATCGGCAGGGTGCTGAGCGTTACCTAATTGGTCACTGAATGACGGAGCGTCCAGGATTTCTCCCACTGAAGGAAGCAGCTGTCTGGGCGGGCGTTTCTGCCCGTACGGTCAAGCGTTGGCTCGCTGATGGCTTACCGTGCTATCAAGCTGGCCATAGGACCAAGGTGCTTATTCGTCCGACGGATATTGACCAGTTTTTGACCAGGCGGCAGGTCACAAAAGTCGATATCGATGCTCTGGTTGAAAATACTCTACGAGAGATGCAAGAGGCGCGGCACAGGACGGATGTAGCCTAATACCCCATCATAGGTTTATCCTTTGACCTTGTACTTCTTGAGAAGGTCACGAACGGCTTCCTCCACTCTGGCATGTGGTCGCCGTTTTTGCTGAATGGGCAGGATCTTCGTCTGTATCGCTCACCGAGAATCGATGCAGAGATTAAACTGCTCCTTGGATGAGGTATCCTATTTCATTGTTCACACCCTACTGTGCCCTGCTATGGGCGTCAATAGCGTTGTTGCAGTGCCATTAGATATTATGCCAGCATTATAACATTACGCCACGTGTGGATGGATGACTGAGAGCAGGAAGAAAGATGGTGACAACATGTCAACCAATCATGCTGTAGGCAGAAACGTCTAATCCAAGGAGGATGAATTGGGAGTCAAAGTTACACAACGAACTGGAAAGTCTGGCTGGTGGGTTTCCATCATCCACAATAACAGCCGCAAGAGGAAGCGGTTCTCTGACAAGAAAGTAGCCGTAGAGTTTGCCAAGAAGATTGAGGCAAAGATCAGATGGGCCGAGGTCAATGGCAGTCCTGTAGTCTTTTCACAACCCGAACAGAACATGCCAACCCTGAAAGGGTACATGGAGAATTGGCTCAGTGCCTACGTGGATAACAACTGCAAATTCTCAACAGCCTCAGGCTATCGGCAGGTTTGTAAGAAGCACCTCTACCCTGCCCTAGGCTCTCGCACCTTGGATCACGTGACCAGAAAGGATGTGAAAGACTTGGTCGCCACCTGGAACAGCCAGGGGCTCAAGAAGCGGACGATTTTGAATATCCTGACTCC
This window harbors:
- a CDS encoding helix-turn-helix domain-containing protein; the encoded protein is MTERPGFLPLKEAAVWAGVSARTVKRWLADGLPCYQAGHRTKVLIRPTDIDQFLTRRQVTKVDIDALVENTLREMQEARHRTDVA